Within the Pseudomonas orientalis genome, the region CAAACAACATTTCCCTGTCCCTGTTCGCGCCGGCCAATACCCTGGCGGCCTTGCTGGCGCTGAACTTTCCCGAGGCCGGGCCCAACGAGATCGAAGTGTTGATGTATGCGGCGCTGGTGCTGATGTTCATCACACTGCTGGTCAACGTGGCGGGTTCGATGATCATGCTCTACGCCCAGCGGGGGACCAAACAATGACCAACCTCACCGCACCTGCCGCCGCGCTGCCCAGCCTGCAGCGCCGCTTCGAAGGCCGCGCCCTGCGCAGCCTGGTCTTGACCACGCTGGTCTGGTTCGGCGCGCTGCTGGCCAGCGTACCGTTGATCTCCGTGCTGTATATGTTGATCACCCGAGGCGGTGCGCGCCTGAGCCTGGAGCTCTTCACCGAGCTGCCGCCGACCGGTTTCGAGACCGGTGGCGGCTTCGGCAACGCCATGGCCGGCACCCTGGTGATGGTCGGCATTGCGGCGGCCATCGCCGTGCCGGTCGGTATTCTGGCAGCAGTCTTCCTCGCGGAACTGGGGCCTGACAGCAAACTGGCGAGCGCTGCGCGCTTTGCCGCCAAGATGCTCACCGGCTTGCCGTCCATTCTGGCCGGGGTGTTTGCCTACGCGCTGGTGGTGATGACCACCGGGACCTACTCGGCACCGGCAGGTGGCGTGGCGCTGGCCGTGCTGATGCTGCCAATCGTGGTGCTGACGGCCGAAGAGTCGATGCGCATGGTGCCCAAAATCATGAAGGACGCTGCCTACGGTATGGGCTGCACCCGTTCGCAGGTGATCTGGAAGATCGTCTTGCCTACCGGCCTGCCGGCGATCCTGACCGGCGTCATGCTGGCCGTGGCGCGCGCTGCGGGCGAAACCGCACCATTGCTGTTCACTGCGCTGTTCAGCAACTACTGGATCTACCACGACGGCAACCTGGCCGTCATGAACCCGACAGCCTCGTTGGCCGTGCTGATCTACAACTTCTCCGGCATGCCTTTCGACAATCAGCTTGAACTCGCGTGGGCGGCCTCGCTGGTGCTGGTGATGATCGTGCTGGTCGTGAATGTCGTGAGCCGTATTTTCGGCAAACCCAAGTACTAAAAGCGGGAGCACCTGAATTTTGAACGTATCCACTGCGCAAATAGCCGCTCCGTTTGTGACCGAGTCGCCTGTGGTCATGGACTGCAAGCTGGACAAGATTTTCTACGGCAACTTCATGGCCGTGCGTGACAGCCACGTGCCGATCGAAAAAAACAAGATCACCGGCTTCATCGGGCCTTCCGGCTGTGGCAAAAGCACCGTGCTGCGCAGCCTCAATCGCATGAATGACCTGGTCAAGGGCTTTCGTTTCGAAGGGCATGTGCATTTTCTCGGCCAGGACGTATACGGCAAGGGCGTCGACCCGGTGGTGGTGCGTCGTTACATCGGCATGGTGTTCCAGCAGCCGAACCCGTTCTCGATGAGCATCTTCGACAACGTCGCCTTTGGCCTGCGCCTCAATCGCTACAAGGGCGACCTGGGCGACCGCGTCAAACACGCACTGCAAGGCGCCGCCCTGTGGGACGAGGTCAAGGACAAGCTCAAGGTCAGCGGCTTGTCGCTCTCCGGCGGCCAGCAGCAACGCCTGTGTATCGCACGCGCTATCGCCACCGAGCCGGAAGTGTTGCTGCTGGATGAGCCGTGCTCGGCGCTCGACCCGATTGCCACCCGTCGCGTCGAGGAACTGATGGTCGAGCTGAAGAAGGATTACACCATCGCGCTGGTGACCCACAACATGCAGCAGGCGATCCGTGTGGCCGATACTACGGCGTTTTTCTCGGTGGATATTTCCCAGGGCACGCGCACGGGGTATCTGGTCGAAATGGGCCCGACCACGCAGATCTTCGGCAAACCACGCGAACAGATGACCGAAGACTACATCAGCGGCAAGTTCAGCTGAGCAATACCGTCCGGCCTGGGCCGCCTACGTGCAAACGCCAAACGGATGTGGCGTGAACCGGTAGATTTTTTACCTCGTGTTTCCAAGGAGCTTCAATGCCTGCAACGCATCGCCTTGATTTACCTGCCATTGAACGCGCATTGCGCGAAGTGCAGCACCGTTTCGCCGAGCTTAGCCGGCACTTCACCGAGCCGCGCGATCCTCTGACCGACGAAGTGCTGCTCAATGTGCTTGAAGGCTATGCGTTGATTGACGACTATGTCGCACGCGGCGTGGACCTGTTTGATCTTCATCAGCTGAACCTGATGCTGGAGATCAACGCCACCGTGTTGTGCGGTCGAGACCCGGCGCGGCGGCTGGAATACGCGCAGCACCTGGCGGCCACCGAAGAGCATTTCTTCAACAACGTTGAAGGCGGTATCAAGGATTTGTACAACTGGTATTGCGCGTATCGCAGCGAATCGGTCTGGAAGCGGGCGGCCGGCGTCTATGTGCGCATCCTCAGCAAGCCGCAGCTGTTCATTGAAGGCAACAACCGCAGCGGGTCGCTTATCGTCAGCTATCTGCTCATGCGTGCAGGTTTGCCGCCGTTCGTGCTGACGCTTGAAAATGCCGAGGGTTATTTCAACCCATCCTCGGTGATACGCAACTCTGCCAAACATGGTGTCAAGGCGTTGTATGAATTGCCCAAGATCAAGAAAAAGTATGCAGCCTTCCTGGAGCACCAGGCGCCTGATCCAGGCAAGTTTTTCCTGAGCGGCGCGCGGCTGCCCCTGCGAGAGAGAGGCCACTGATGCGCGGATTCAAGCGTCAACGCCTGCGTATTTCATTTGATATCGATGACACGCTGGCCTGTCAGCTGCACCACTGCGCTGTCGAGACCAGCTGGCTGCCGGCCTGTGTGCATCGTTGGCTGGGTGAGCCGTTGCGTATCGGCACACGTTCGCTGATCCGCGAGTTGCGTCGCCAGGGCTGCAGTGTCTGGGTCTATACCTCGTCCGGCCGCACACCGTCCTACATCCGGCGCTGGCTGTTGCTCTATGGCATTCGCGTCGACGGGGTCGTCAACAGCGTGCTGCACAACCGCGCCCTGACCGGGCACAGGCTGTGCAATGCGCCTTCGAAGTATCCGCCGGCATTCGACATCGACTTGCACGTCGATGATTCCGAGGGCGTGCAGAGTGAAGGCGCCGATCATGGATTCCGTGTTGTCGTGGTCGATCCGCAGGACATACGCTGGACGCAGAAAGTCCTGGATGCCGTGGTCGTTGTCCGTGCGCAGCTCGGTTGGCCGCGGCTGATCAGCCACAAGGCGCCGCGCAACGCCGGGCTATCGCAGGAGTCGAAAAGGACTGTCGTCAACTCGATCCTGGCGCGTTGGCAATGGTCCGGTTGAATGTATTCAGGACAATTCTTTGTGTGTATCAAATGGTGGGCTTAGGCTCGCATTTACATACAGCAGGGAGGCGAACCCGGCGCGCAGGATGCAACCGTTCCAGCGGCGTCGAATCGATTGAGGCATGTTCAGTCACGTTACGGTCGGGTGCACCGACCTCGAAAAAGCAGCTCACCCCCATGGCAGCACGCCTCACAACGCCTGTTACGGCGATCTGGAGCGCCCATGGTAGAGCCATCGACGCTCCTGCTGTTTGCGGGGGCCGTGTTGCTGTTACTGATGTCTCCCGGCCCCAACATGGCCTTCGTGATTGCGCACGGCGCCAGCTACGGCTGGCGTGGCGGCGTCGCCGCTGCGTTGGGAATCGGCGCGGCCGACCTGGTATTGACCGCGCTCACCGCAGCCGGCCTCACAGCCGCCATAGCGCAGTGGCCCCCCTCGTTCGACCTGATCCGCTGGGCCGGTGCGTTCTATCTGCTCTGGATGGCCTGGAACGCCCTGCGGGTGCGTGCCGCACGTTCAACGCATGCCACCCTCCAGGCGTCGCTGATGTCGGTGTTCATCCGAGCGATGCTTAACTCTTTGCTCAACCCCAAAGCGTTGCTGTTTTTCATGGTATTTTTGCCGCAGTTCGTTGTGCGCGGCAGTTCTGCGGTCGCCCTGCAAATAGTGACGCTGGGGTTGCTGTTAACCTTGATCGCGATCATTTTTCACGTCGTGCTGGGCCTGATGGGGGGAATCATCCGGGGTTATGCGTCCCACCACGGCGAGTCCGCAAAGTGGCAGTCGCGGGGCCTTGCATTCGTATTGGTGTTGCTGGCAGTTCGCTTGGCGTTCACGTCGCGGCCAGCATGAGTTATACGGGTAGCCGGTGCGTACTTGGATAAAAAAAGCCACTCGATCGAGTGGCTTTTTTTTCTGTGAATTTCGATCGTTCCCACGCAGAGCGTGGGAACGATCAAGCCATGCTACGACGTCTGTTGACCTTGTTTACTTGAGCGTGACGTCAATCATCGGCGGGATGTAACCGTAGTCATACTCGGCGACCACGAATGTCTGCTGGCCTTTGATCTTGATGCCCACGGTCGGTGCCTCGGTGCCGCCGATGCGCATCTGTGTCCCGTTTTCGGTGGGTACGCTATCGATGAAGGAAGTCACCAGGCCGTTGGGCATCACGCAGTGCGAGTAGGTCTGGAAGGGCTGGGAAGACGGATTCCCCAGTACCAGGCCGGAACCGTTCAAGGGCACGTAAGGGCCGAACAGCGAGTCCGCGACAAAACCGTACACCCCGTCCGGCCCGGTGACCCCGTCGCCGTAGGTGAAGGTGTGGCTGATGGTGAACAGGTAATACTTGCCGTCCTGGAACACGAAGTGCGGACGTTCGGTCTGGTCGTTGACGCCGACTGCGGTCAGCAGCGGCGGCAGCATTTCCCAGTCGTCGCCGTCTTCGTCACGGGCCACGGCGATACCAACGCAGGCGGTCTGGAAACGCGAGTTGCCGACATCTTCATAACCGGGCGGCACATCGCCGATTTCTGCCTTGCCCACCGTGTGCGAGCCGCGCACGCCGGCTACGTTGCCTTCAAACAGCATGTACAGCTTGCCGTCCTTCGGGTCGCGGAACGGCCATGGATCGCGAAAACCCCAGAAGGCGTTCTGCGCTTCGGTCTGGTACATCTTGCCATCGGCCTCGAATAACGGCTTGACCTTCTCGAAGCCCACCAGGCTGACGCCATGCTCGGTGGTCACCACGCGGCCACGCACCTTGACGATGGTCGCGCCGGGTGTGACTGCGGTGTAGTAGAGGTCCACCTCGCCTTGCTCGTTCAACAGGATCGGCGTGCCGGCCCATTCGCGCACGGTTGGCGAAACGCCTTCAGCCATGACCCGGCCGCCGAGTTTCCAGTCCTTGCCGGTGCGGGAGTACCAGTAATACATCTTTGCCCGACCATGGCGATCGTTCCAGTCACGGGTGATGTCGTAGTTACCGTTCTGATCGAGGTATTGCGGGTCGGTGGGGTGACGGTCCGCGGTCAGGGTGAAGATCACCGACCAGCCATCAACGGAGGTGATATTCCCGTCAATGTCACGCAGGGGCATGGTGTCCCAGATGAACACCTTATCGCTCAGCACCGGGAAGTCGGCACTGACCAGTGGCTGAGTGGTAGTGGGATCGTCCGCATGGACTTTCAGCGCATCGGCGCGGGTCCAGAGGCTGGGCAGGTGGGGTGTTTTGCCAAATTTTTCAGTGTTGCTTTTCATGGGTAAAACCTCGTCCTTGAAGGTCATTTAATACTGTATTCATATACAGTAATTTGACTTTAGAAGACTTGGGTCTGCGGGTCAAGGACGAAAATGCATTTATGCATAATCAGGTATTTTGTCTGAGCTGATACGTTTCAGTTCGTGGCGTTTCTCGACGTTTGTGCAATAAACATCCCATGTAGCCGTTAATGGGCCTGCCGAACCCCTTATGTCGTCGCTGGCTGCATTGCCAGCGCGGGTGCCTCGCCGAGCAATCCTGAGGCGTGGCGCCGATGGGGTCGAAGTCGCGCAGCGCCGTGGTGGCGGCTGACTGTTAATAAGGCAGGGGAGGTTTTCTCCGGGTGACCGACGGGTATGTGCAGTTCATCGGCTTTGCAGAGTCTTCGTGTGAACGCGCCATGACAGGCAGGCTTCCAACGTTCAAGAGCCGTACAGCCCTGGCTGTGCCCACCCTCTGTCCAAGATCAGTTACGCCACCATGAGGGACGCTTGCGCACGCTCTGGCAACGGCAGGCGCTGATCCGGGAAGCCTGATGCCGTATCGCGTTATTGAGCCAGTCAGACTGGTTAACTTTGCAGGGGGCTATGATGAAAAAAAGCGAGAAAGACATGGAAATTCAGGCCTGGCACTTATTGCTCGAAGACGACGCCTACCGCCTGGACTGGCACGACGACTTCTACACGGTGCTCATAGCGGCCGCGCAGGCGGCGGGAGACGCCGAGACACAAGCGGCGTGCGAGAAGATCCTGCCCCAGGAAATTGCCATGGCGCAATGGTTGCTCGAGCATTTGCCAGAGCTTACGCAAGCGTTCCTGGAGCGCTCTGCGGCGCCCGACACAGAGGCCAAGCGCTGACGCTGCGCGCGGCGCCGCACCGACGGCGCCGCGCTTGATTTGGCGCACGCTGGCACTGCGCTGCATTTTCACGGTCCATGGAACACGCGCCACTTATCTGGAGGTGAACCTTGGCTACTAAGAAAACGCCCGTGGTCGACACTGTCGGGTCGGCGGTGCTTT harbors:
- the pstA gene encoding phosphate ABC transporter permease PstA, whose product is MTNLTAPAAALPSLQRRFEGRALRSLVLTTLVWFGALLASVPLISVLYMLITRGGARLSLELFTELPPTGFETGGGFGNAMAGTLVMVGIAAAIAVPVGILAAVFLAELGPDSKLASAARFAAKMLTGLPSILAGVFAYALVVMTTGTYSAPAGGVALAVLMLPIVVLTAEESMRMVPKIMKDAAYGMGCTRSQVIWKIVLPTGLPAILTGVMLAVARAAGETAPLLFTALFSNYWIYHDGNLAVMNPTASLAVLIYNFSGMPFDNQLELAWAASLVLVMIVLVVNVVSRIFGKPKY
- the pstB gene encoding phosphate ABC transporter ATP-binding protein PstB translates to MDCKLDKIFYGNFMAVRDSHVPIEKNKITGFIGPSGCGKSTVLRSLNRMNDLVKGFRFEGHVHFLGQDVYGKGVDPVVVRRYIGMVFQQPNPFSMSIFDNVAFGLRLNRYKGDLGDRVKHALQGAALWDEVKDKLKVSGLSLSGGQQQRLCIARAIATEPEVLLLDEPCSALDPIATRRVEELMVELKKDYTIALVTHNMQQAIRVADTTAFFSVDISQGTRTGYLVEMGPTTQIFGKPREQMTEDYISGKFS
- a CDS encoding LysE family translocator, yielding MVEPSTLLLFAGAVLLLLMSPGPNMAFVIAHGASYGWRGGVAAALGIGAADLVLTALTAAGLTAAIAQWPPSFDLIRWAGAFYLLWMAWNALRVRAARSTHATLQASLMSVFIRAMLNSLLNPKALLFFMVFLPQFVVRGSSAVALQIVTLGLLLTLIAIIFHVVLGLMGGIIRGYASHHGESAKWQSRGLAFVLVLLAVRLAFTSRPA
- a CDS encoding glycoside hydrolase family 68 protein, which encodes MKSNTEKFGKTPHLPSLWTRADALKVHADDPTTTQPLVSADFPVLSDKVFIWDTMPLRDIDGNITSVDGWSVIFTLTADRHPTDPQYLDQNGNYDITRDWNDRHGRAKMYYWYSRTGKDWKLGGRVMAEGVSPTVREWAGTPILLNEQGEVDLYYTAVTPGATIVKVRGRVVTTEHGVSLVGFEKVKPLFEADGKMYQTEAQNAFWGFRDPWPFRDPKDGKLYMLFEGNVAGVRGSHTVGKAEIGDVPPGYEDVGNSRFQTACVGIAVARDEDGDDWEMLPPLLTAVGVNDQTERPHFVFQDGKYYLFTISHTFTYGDGVTGPDGVYGFVADSLFGPYVPLNGSGLVLGNPSSQPFQTYSHCVMPNGLVTSFIDSVPTENGTQMRIGGTEAPTVGIKIKGQQTFVVAEYDYGYIPPMIDVTLK